In a genomic window of Bacillus sp. 2205SS5-2:
- a CDS encoding DUF4062 domain-containing protein, which translates to MAETVKVFISSAADPNLKILREQVHTALLNMEHYPQMYEKDFGPWPPQELVGNCLSHVVKSDVFLLFVSGKAGNYIESLKSTVTHCEFQSAHQNNKLIILFVQKDIYRLFWYSEVNDC; encoded by the coding sequence ATGGCTGAAACTGTAAAAGTTTTTATAAGTTCTGCAGCTGATCCTAACCTAAAAATTCTTAGAGAGCAAGTGCATACAGCATTACTAAACATGGAACACTATCCTCAAATGTATGAGAAAGACTTCGGACCTTGGCCCCCACAAGAATTGGTTGGAAATTGTCTATCTCATGTAGTGAAAAGCGATGTCTTTTTATTATTTGTTTCGGGTAAAGCTGGTAATTATATTGAATCACTTAAATCAACCGTTACACATTGTGAATTTCAATCGGCCCATCAAAACAATAAGCTCATTATCTTGTTTGTCCAAAAGGATATTTATCGATTGTTCTGGTACTCTGAGGTTAATGATTGCTGA